Proteins encoded within one genomic window of Pseudalkalibacillus sp. SCS-8:
- a CDS encoding DEAD/DEAH box helicase: protein MFKEGLYEEVISQKLRESLTELEREQFDIGTELMDVEEARKKLAAYISYITRKALKLARDTESDDQEALLRQIRVCNEIISYLSTYLDDQEFQSLQIAEEGEILTSVYSKLNTIKSLKKDKPLRPVTPLSESSLFTGSNYEPNMLNELKKEILTSNEINMLVSFIKWSGLRCIMEELRDFTTRKNGRLRVITTSYMEATDFKAIMELSKLPNTEIKISYDIKRTRLHAKAYMFKRDTKFSTAYIGSSNLSNPALTSGLEWNVKITEKDSFDVMKKVDATFETYWNDEEFVTFNPEDENDRNHLRTTLKKSTKEETPIHFSFEIRPYHYQKEILENLQVEREVYGRNKNLLVAATGVGKTVISAFDYRRFVKEHGHPQRLLFVAHREEILKQSRDTFRAILQDLNFGDLLVGKEKPEDLDHLFISIQSFNSTKLYEKTTPDYYDFIIVDEFHHAAASSYQKLLDYYEPKILLGLTATPERMDGKSVLSNFDDRIAAEMRLTEAINRKLLSPFQYFCVTDEVDLSKLKWSRRGYDLRELENVYTHNTKRSYQVLKSIYKYVTDMDDVKGLGFCVGVDHAKYMAKFFNEQDVPSIALHGGTDTETRQSAKHRLLSGEIRFIFVADLYNEGVDLPEVNTVLFLRPTESLTVFLQQLGRGLRLAEDKECLTVLDFIGQAHKNYNFEEKFRALMGKTKHSVKHYVENGFSNLPKGSFIQLEKQAKEYILRNIKSTANTRSNLIQKMKYFQEDTGVELTLENFLNHYNLTLYDFYGKSGDRSFFRMKAEAGLTDERVIENEAIWTKRFPNLFHLDSKRLLEFYLRYIDGFRPQSEEEKLMVNMLYYSFYNGHPEKEGLHSIEEGLVKIFAIPVIKEEIRTILIYNYNLIKLLEYEHDFPFANPLGVHSNYTTAQVMASFGYFNEEKSPAFREGVKHFQEKNLDIFFITLNKSEKDFSPSTLYEDYAINERLFHWQSQSTVSATSKTAQRYIHHRENGHQIALFIREYKKENGYTSPFTFLGTADYVQHSGSKPMSITWRLRREMPPMLVPKANKNVL from the coding sequence TTGTTTAAAGAGGGTTTGTATGAAGAGGTTATTAGTCAGAAGTTAAGGGAAAGTTTAACGGAGCTCGAACGGGAGCAGTTTGATATCGGTACGGAACTGATGGATGTTGAGGAAGCACGTAAAAAGCTGGCAGCCTATATTTCCTACATAACAAGGAAAGCATTAAAATTGGCTCGTGATACTGAATCAGATGATCAAGAGGCGCTGCTTCGGCAAATTCGGGTTTGTAACGAAATCATTTCTTATCTCAGTACATATTTAGATGATCAAGAGTTTCAATCCTTACAAATTGCGGAGGAAGGGGAGATCCTGACTTCCGTTTATTCAAAATTGAACACTATTAAAAGCTTGAAAAAGGACAAACCGTTACGGCCTGTGACGCCTTTGTCGGAAAGCTCTTTGTTTACGGGTTCCAACTATGAACCCAATATGCTCAATGAATTGAAGAAAGAGATTTTGACATCCAATGAGATTAACATGCTTGTGTCGTTCATCAAGTGGAGCGGGCTTCGTTGCATTATGGAGGAGCTTCGGGATTTTACAACTCGAAAAAATGGTCGGCTTCGTGTTATCACAACTTCTTACATGGAAGCGACCGATTTTAAAGCGATTATGGAGCTCAGCAAGTTACCGAATACAGAAATCAAGATCTCCTATGATATCAAGCGGACGAGACTGCATGCAAAAGCGTACATGTTCAAGCGTGATACAAAATTCAGCACGGCTTATATCGGCTCCTCTAATCTATCGAATCCTGCTTTGACTTCCGGGCTAGAATGGAATGTGAAGATTACCGAGAAAGATTCATTTGACGTCATGAAGAAGGTCGATGCTACCTTTGAAACGTATTGGAATGATGAAGAGTTCGTCACCTTTAATCCAGAGGATGAGAACGACCGAAACCACCTTAGAACCACACTGAAAAAGTCTACGAAAGAAGAAACACCCATCCATTTTTCTTTTGAAATCAGACCTTACCATTATCAAAAAGAAATACTCGAAAACCTTCAGGTCGAACGAGAAGTATATGGCCGTAACAAAAATCTTCTTGTTGCTGCGACAGGTGTTGGAAAGACGGTCATCTCAGCTTTCGATTACCGGCGTTTTGTAAAAGAGCACGGGCATCCGCAGAGGCTTCTGTTTGTTGCCCACCGGGAGGAAATTTTAAAGCAGAGTCGTGATACGTTCAGGGCGATTCTTCAGGACTTGAATTTCGGGGATTTGCTCGTTGGAAAAGAAAAACCTGAGGATCTCGACCATCTTTTTATCAGTATTCAAAGCTTTAATAGTACTAAGCTGTATGAAAAGACGACGCCTGATTATTATGACTTCATCATAGTCGATGAGTTTCACCATGCTGCAGCAAGTTCCTATCAAAAGCTACTGGATTATTACGAGCCGAAGATTTTACTAGGATTGACGGCGACCCCAGAGCGTATGGATGGGAAAAGTGTGCTGTCCAATTTCGACGATCGAATTGCCGCTGAAATGAGATTGACTGAAGCGATTAACCGGAAGTTACTCAGTCCTTTCCAATATTTCTGTGTGACTGATGAAGTAGACCTATCAAAGCTGAAGTGGAGCCGAAGAGGGTATGACTTGCGTGAGCTTGAGAATGTGTATACCCACAATACGAAGCGTAGCTATCAAGTTTTGAAGAGCATCTATAAATACGTGACCGATATGGATGATGTGAAAGGACTTGGCTTCTGTGTCGGAGTAGACCATGCAAAGTATATGGCGAAGTTTTTCAATGAACAAGATGTACCTTCTATTGCTTTGCACGGGGGAACGGATACGGAAACAAGACAATCTGCGAAACATCGGTTGTTGTCTGGGGAAATCCGGTTTATCTTTGTCGCTGATTTATATAATGAAGGTGTCGACTTACCTGAAGTAAATACGGTCTTGTTTCTGCGACCGACAGAAAGTTTGACGGTATTTTTGCAACAGCTAGGGCGGGGGTTACGTTTAGCAGAAGATAAAGAGTGCTTAACGGTGCTCGATTTTATCGGACAAGCGCATAAAAATTACAACTTTGAAGAAAAGTTCCGTGCATTGATGGGGAAAACAAAACATTCAGTAAAGCATTATGTTGAGAATGGCTTTTCGAATTTGCCGAAGGGCTCTTTCATCCAGCTTGAAAAGCAAGCGAAGGAATACATCCTACGGAACATCAAATCTACTGCGAATACCCGGTCGAACCTTATTCAAAAGATGAAATACTTTCAGGAAGACACAGGGGTGGAGCTAACACTAGAAAACTTCCTCAATCATTACAACCTGACACTGTATGATTTTTACGGGAAAAGTGGAGATCGATCCTTTTTCCGAATGAAAGCAGAAGCTGGATTAACAGATGAACGAGTAATTGAAAATGAAGCAATCTGGACGAAACGATTTCCAAATCTCTTCCACTTGGATTCCAAGAGGTTGTTGGAATTCTACTTACGGTATATAGATGGGTTCAGGCCACAAAGTGAAGAAGAGAAGCTGATGGTCAATATGCTGTACTATTCGTTTTACAATGGCCACCCTGAAAAGGAAGGATTACATTCGATAGAAGAGGGATTGGTGAAGATTTTCGCAATTCCAGTGATAAAAGAAGAAATCCGAACCATCCTTATCTACAACTATAATCTCATCAAGTTACTAGAATACGAGCATGACTTTCCGTTTGCCAATCCATTAGGTGTGCACAGCAATTATACAACTGCTCAGGTTATGGCATCTTTCGGCTATTTTAACGAAGAGAAAAGTCCTGCATTCAGAGAAGGTGTGAAGCATTTTCAAGAAAAGAATCTCGATATCTTCTTTATCACGCTGAACAAGTCTGAAAAGGATTTCTCACCGTCTACACTTTATGAAGATTATGCGATTAATGAGAGGCTGTTCCATTGGCAATCTCAAAGTACAGTGTCTGCTACGAGTAAAACGGCACAACGTTACATCCACCACAGAGAAAACGGTCACCAAATCGCGTTATTTATCAGAGAGTACAAAAAAGAGAACGGCTATACTTCTCCATTTACTTTCCTTGGTACAGCGGACTATGTCCAACACTCAGGAAGCAAGCCAATGAGCATCACCTGGAGACTAAGACGCGAAATGCCACCAATGTTAGTACCGAAAGCGAATAAGAATGTGTTGTAA
- a CDS encoding DUF6884 domain-containing protein produces MKKVVLLSCVSKKKDTATNAENMYDSTLFKYALKYAQSHNPDKIFILSAQYGLLETSDVIKPYNKTLNKMKKNEQLEWSNLVLRQMIVKKLDLKKDHFIILAGNRYRKYLLDYITHYELPLEGKRIGEQLSFLKGAVINE; encoded by the coding sequence ATGAAAAAGGTGGTTCTACTTTCATGTGTAAGTAAGAAAAAGGATACAGCAACCAACGCTGAAAATATGTATGATAGTACTCTTTTTAAATATGCATTAAAGTACGCTCAATCTCACAACCCAGACAAAATATTTATATTGTCTGCACAATATGGATTATTAGAAACTTCAGATGTGATAAAACCCTATAATAAAACATTGAATAAAATGAAGAAAAATGAACAGCTAGAATGGAGTAACTTAGTTCTAAGACAAATGATCGTTAAGAAGTTGGATTTAAAAAAAGATCATTTCATTATTCTTGCTGGAAACCGTTATCGAAAATATCTCTTAGATTACATTACACATTATGAATTACCGTTAGAAGGAAAAAGAATAGGTGAACAGTTGTCTTTTCTAAAGGGAGCTGTTATCAATGAGTAA
- a CDS encoding MFS transporter, whose protein sequence is MGERRRGIVAIYVVLFLLSLSLHIQFPIFTPYAVALGATSFFISILMSVSSFANLCGNLIAGPLIDMFGKKQFIVVPLFISGILMAGHGFATGPDGLLVLRLVNGLVLAFMTPACFALLSGYARNSHEQGKNMAFNGLLITIANILAPLIGGHLVEHVDFRGAYFVIGSALLLTAVFALLFIKEFEPITVHRKKVESGGRFRFDQQLVAVYFVSFTLMYVHGTLMYELPFLMVEEGVSMSHGGKLFSIIGLGTLVVVCMTWIHRISASIRTMVGMLVLGFSFYQMVMPLVPITFHQLLFLIGMGLGVLFPAVTTLLTENTDKSKHGTAFGILSAVFSLGMITSSLIAGAFRDMISPYFITFVVIGIAVTVIGMSLIHVRWKPVLHKKH, encoded by the coding sequence TTGGGTGAGAGGCGGAGGGGCATTGTAGCGATTTACGTTGTGTTGTTTTTGTTGTCGTTGAGTTTACATATACAGTTTCCGATCTTTACGCCTTATGCGGTGGCGCTTGGGGCGACGAGTTTTTTCATTAGTATCTTGATGAGTGTGTCTTCATTCGCAAACCTTTGTGGCAACCTGATTGCTGGTCCGCTCATCGATATGTTCGGCAAGAAACAGTTTATCGTCGTACCGCTATTTATCTCAGGGATTCTAATGGCGGGCCATGGATTTGCGACGGGGCCTGACGGTTTGTTGGTGCTGCGCTTGGTCAATGGTTTGGTGCTTGCTTTTATGACGCCTGCTTGTTTTGCGCTTTTATCGGGATATGCACGGAACAGCCATGAACAGGGGAAGAACATGGCGTTCAATGGGCTGCTCATTACGATTGCGAACATTTTAGCACCTTTAATTGGCGGCCATTTGGTTGAGCACGTGGACTTTCGTGGGGCGTACTTCGTCATTGGATCGGCCCTTTTATTGACTGCGGTTTTCGCGCTTCTCTTTATTAAGGAATTTGAACCGATTACGGTCCATCGTAAAAAGGTGGAGAGTGGAGGGAGATTCAGGTTTGACCAACAGCTGGTTGCAGTATATTTTGTCAGCTTCACCTTGATGTATGTGCATGGCACCCTGATGTATGAGCTGCCTTTTTTAATGGTTGAAGAAGGGGTGTCGATGAGTCATGGGGGGAAGTTGTTCAGCATCATCGGGTTAGGCACGCTTGTGGTGGTATGTATGACGTGGATCCACCGCATATCCGCCTCGATTCGGACGATGGTGGGAATGCTCGTGTTAGGGTTTTCCTTCTATCAAATGGTTATGCCACTCGTTCCGATCACCTTCCATCAGCTGTTGTTCCTGATTGGCATGGGACTCGGAGTATTGTTTCCAGCCGTTACGACCTTACTCACAGAGAACACGGATAAAAGCAAACACGGCACAGCTTTCGGCATCCTGTCAGCCGTTTTCTCACTCGGTATGATTACGAGCTCACTGATCGCAGGTGCCTTCAGAGATATGATTTCGCCTTATTTCATTACCTTTGTGGTCATTGGTATAGCCGTCACGGTCATCGGAATGAGCCTGATTCATGTGAGGTGGAAGCCTGTACTGCATAAGAAACACTAG
- a CDS encoding MFS transporter: protein MTIFFNKNFLYMFLGRIVTNIGDTLYAVAAMWLVSDLGGSTFYTGLAGFLTIIPRFIQFFGGPLIDRIPIRPLLIITQCIQSFMLLIIPIAYYFDLLSVSLVLIISPIITTFNMLVYPAQMAALPTFVDEKELTKANSLFTFAYQGIETGCNAIAGILLVTIGPISIYLLNSVMFLIGALLFSLIILPKQSRKEKVTDMESILAYVKKYGVDLKEGFSILLNKTFSRLLLGVIAINLAGGATFVVLPEFSKQQGGAEVFGFLLMAQALGSLAGALLAPYLSLERFGIGKVYATAFFISGLLWAISVFSPWTWLLITIYGLAWFPGGVTNILINTCMQRGIPKHLLGRVFSASFSISGIAMPLGSLLGGLLGVIIGSVYVILISGIVVFLVGIFWMFDKVTQSLPKSEDVTETTFIKPIPKAIGN, encoded by the coding sequence ATGACCATATTCTTTAACAAGAATTTCTTATATATGTTTTTAGGAAGGATTGTTACAAATATTGGTGACACGTTATATGCTGTTGCTGCCATGTGGTTGGTTTCTGATTTAGGTGGCTCAACTTTTTATACGGGATTAGCAGGATTCCTCACAATTATACCAAGATTTATTCAATTCTTTGGAGGACCATTAATTGACAGAATTCCAATTCGTCCTTTGTTAATTATCACCCAATGCATTCAGTCCTTTATGTTACTAATAATTCCGATAGCATACTACTTCGACTTGTTAAGTGTCTCACTCGTTTTAATCATATCACCGATTATTACAACCTTTAATATGTTAGTTTACCCTGCACAAATGGCTGCTTTACCTACGTTTGTTGATGAAAAAGAATTAACAAAAGCAAATTCTTTATTCACCTTTGCTTATCAGGGTATCGAAACGGGATGTAATGCAATTGCTGGGATTTTACTGGTAACTATAGGTCCAATTTCTATTTACCTTTTAAACTCAGTTATGTTTCTGATAGGCGCATTACTTTTTTCACTGATAATTTTACCCAAGCAATCTAGAAAAGAAAAAGTAACGGATATGGAATCAATTTTAGCTTACGTCAAAAAGTATGGAGTTGATTTAAAAGAAGGCTTTAGCATTCTTCTGAATAAGACTTTCTCTAGACTATTATTGGGTGTGATTGCCATTAATCTGGCTGGTGGAGCTACTTTTGTTGTACTCCCTGAATTTAGTAAACAACAAGGAGGAGCAGAAGTATTTGGTTTCTTATTAATGGCACAGGCATTGGGGAGTCTTGCAGGAGCGCTATTAGCTCCATATTTAAGTCTAGAAAGATTTGGAATAGGAAAGGTATATGCTACTGCATTTTTCATTAGCGGACTATTATGGGCTATATCCGTATTTAGTCCTTGGACTTGGTTATTGATAACGATTTACGGTCTAGCTTGGTTTCCAGGCGGGGTTACAAACATATTGATAAATACTTGTATGCAAAGAGGAATACCAAAGCATTTATTGGGGAGAGTATTTTCAGCATCTTTCAGCATAAGTGGTATTGCAATGCCGTTAGGTTCACTATTAGGTGGTTTATTAGGAGTTATTATTGGAAGTGTATATGTCATTTTAATTAGTGGTATAGTTGTTTTCTTAGTTGGAATCTTTTGGATGTTTGATAAAGTTACCCAATCACTACCTAAGTCAGAAGATGTTACAGAAACAACATTTATTAAACCAATACCAAAAGCTATAGGAAATTAA
- a CDS encoding winged helix-turn-helix domain-containing protein produces MYDKPLNVSVEQAKLLGNSLRIKIISQLIDKPKTSKQVAELLGQSPGNVHYHIKKLYDGGLIELVEERQFGGVTEKYYKSKAKWFNSEGDTSIDPVLNDDFPSRDSTLLSLRLNLTPDQQEEIKEEFRKFLEKWVVKTSVSDYSEADEFSIGVKIVSAKQKTEDEQE; encoded by the coding sequence ATGTACGACAAACCTTTAAATGTTTCGGTTGAACAAGCAAAACTACTCGGAAATTCATTAAGAATAAAAATTATTAGTCAGCTAATCGATAAACCAAAAACATCAAAGCAAGTAGCAGAACTATTAGGTCAGTCACCTGGGAATGTTCATTATCATATAAAAAAGTTATATGATGGTGGACTAATTGAGTTAGTTGAAGAAAGACAATTTGGAGGAGTTACAGAAAAGTATTATAAATCAAAAGCAAAGTGGTTTAACTCTGAAGGCGACACATCCATTGATCCAGTATTAAATGATGATTTTCCTTCTAGAGATTCAACCTTATTAAGCCTTCGATTAAATTTAACTCCTGACCAACAAGAGGAGATAAAAGAAGAATTTAGAAAGTTTCTTGAAAAATGGGTTGTTAAAACATCTGTTAGTGATTATTCCGAAGCAGATGAATTCAGTATTGGTGTAAAAATTGTCTCAGCTAAACAAAAGACAGAAGATGAGCAGGAGTGA
- a CDS encoding SgrR family transcriptional regulator, giving the protein MKLEELYIRIRTHFSEQPNEKPIDIQLQDLADISFYTMRSLRLVIKKMETLGWITWKPGKGRGNTSSITFHKNVEDIQLELFKSMILQGKENEAFIRVDTEAPSIKMALSDWYYQSKFLVHYDQEKNRIHIRLRELITKENVEIYKSMIIENLSKTRPGFTILMDMTDEQVNTPDVESDMQELRKLIAEKDLKAIATYTSSPYLKTYMESRLEEMGPHQTFASRDKAEAYLNEIAN; this is encoded by the coding sequence ATGAAGCTTGAGGAACTGTATATCCGGATCCGTACGCATTTTTCGGAGCAACCGAATGAAAAACCGATCGACATCCAGCTTCAGGACTTAGCGGATATTTCCTTTTACACGATGCGCAGCCTACGCCTTGTAATCAAGAAAATGGAGACCCTCGGCTGGATTACGTGGAAACCTGGGAAGGGCCGCGGCAATACTTCGTCCATCACCTTTCATAAAAACGTAGAGGACATCCAGCTAGAGCTTTTCAAGTCAATGATCCTTCAGGGGAAAGAAAACGAAGCGTTCATCCGAGTCGATACAGAGGCCCCTTCGATAAAGATGGCACTCTCCGACTGGTATTATCAATCCAAATTCCTCGTCCATTACGACCAAGAAAAAAACCGGATCCACATCCGGCTTCGGGAACTCATCACAAAAGAAAACGTCGAGATCTATAAGAGTATGATTATAGAGAACCTTTCCAAAACGAGACCTGGCTTCACCATCCTAATGGACATGACCGACGAACAAGTGAACACGCCTGATGTCGAAAGCGATATGCAGGAGCTTCGTAAACTGATTGCCGAAAAAGACCTGAAAGCCATCGCCACCTATACGAGTTCTCCTTATCTGAAAACTTATATGGAATCACGCCTTGAGGAAATGGGACCACATCAAACGTTCGCAAGTCGAGATAAGGCAGAGGCCTATTTGAATGAGATCGCTAATTAG
- a CDS encoding alpha/beta hydrolase — translation MDVLETNIELDGEMRVCGTLAVPKAKLREKSPAILIIAGSGPLDRNGNGPKGKYPTNLYKDLSDFFTSLGYIAFRYDKRGTGESEGNWRSTGFVDLVCDAKRAVDYLKTRDEVDADKIIVAGHSEGVTIATKLAEDVRVAGLMFLSGGADNLEQSLKHQRENAYEELLSQKGFKGWLYKKLKVDEKGEKQVNKMMKKIFLSDKDVIRYQFAKVNARWFREHFTFDTRKALRTIDIPILALVGDKDPLVNSETLPELEHLVKGECETYVIEDMEHGLKQQGADKSILNSKKLLKESMGKPIHEHAQLIMQNWLARVTHPKKGVERHGRRQEYEEPDSTSNPLHASIPTL, via the coding sequence ATGGATGTACTTGAAACGAACATTGAGTTGGATGGTGAGATGAGAGTTTGTGGCACATTGGCCGTACCGAAAGCAAAATTGCGTGAAAAGAGTCCGGCGATTCTCATCATTGCTGGAAGTGGACCTCTGGACCGGAATGGGAACGGTCCGAAAGGGAAATATCCGACCAACTTGTATAAAGACTTGTCCGATTTCTTCACTTCTCTCGGATATATCGCGTTCCGATATGACAAGCGCGGCACGGGTGAAAGTGAGGGCAATTGGCGGAGCACAGGTTTTGTCGATTTAGTCTGTGACGCGAAACGGGCTGTTGATTATTTGAAAACGAGAGATGAAGTTGATGCAGATAAAATCATCGTTGCTGGACACAGTGAAGGGGTAACGATTGCGACCAAGCTGGCTGAGGATGTGCGTGTTGCTGGGCTGATGTTCCTGTCCGGAGGTGCGGATAATTTGGAACAGTCGTTAAAGCATCAGCGTGAAAATGCGTATGAAGAGCTGCTTTCTCAGAAGGGCTTCAAGGGCTGGTTGTATAAAAAGTTGAAAGTGGATGAAAAAGGCGAAAAGCAAGTGAACAAGATGATGAAGAAAATCTTTTTATCGGATAAAGATGTGATCAGGTACCAGTTTGCGAAGGTGAACGCCCGCTGGTTCAGGGAGCACTTTACGTTTGATACGCGAAAAGCGCTTCGTACGATTGACATACCGATTCTCGCGCTCGTTGGCGATAAAGATCCGCTCGTAAACTCGGAAACATTGCCTGAATTGGAACACCTCGTGAAAGGCGAGTGTGAAACGTATGTGATTGAGGATATGGAGCACGGCTTGAAACAACAGGGGGCGGACAAATCGATTTTAAATAGTAAAAAGCTGCTGAAAGAAAGCATGGGGAAACCGATCCACGAGCATGCTCAGCTAATCATGCAGAACTGGCTCGCTCGGGTGACCCATCCAAAAAAGGGAGTGGAACGGCATGGCAGAAGACAAGAATATGAAGAACCGGACAGTACGTCAAATCCTCTTCACGCTTCGATTCCGACATTATAA
- a CDS encoding CHRD domain-containing protein, whose translation MYKFFVADLTGGQEVPPVRTNANGMAKFVADDYGNCIKFEMTVNDIRDFVQAHIHFGERGVNGPVLAFLFGADLATLAEQNGISTRRGVVTGKITDDDIVPNNVGVRNVQDLLRLMSKKKTYVNVHTEQNPAGEIRGQIKPVLL comes from the coding sequence ATGTATAAATTTTTTGTGGCTGATTTAACAGGCGGTCAAGAAGTTCCCCCGGTCAGAACGAATGCAAATGGAATGGCGAAGTTCGTTGCAGATGACTATGGAAACTGCATCAAATTCGAAATGACAGTCAACGACATCCGTGACTTCGTCCAAGCCCATATCCATTTTGGAGAGCGTGGTGTGAACGGTCCGGTGTTAGCCTTTTTATTCGGGGCTGACCTGGCAACACTTGCTGAGCAAAACGGGATCTCGACGCGTCGTGGTGTCGTGACTGGTAAAATTACGGATGATGACATCGTTCCAAACAATGTCGGTGTAAGGAATGTACAAGACCTCCTTAGACTGATGTCAAAAAAGAAGACTTACGTCAACGTCCATACAGAGCAAAACCCTGCTGGAGAAATCCGCGGGCAAATCAAGCCTGTACTGTTGTAG
- a CDS encoding aldo/keto reductase, protein MKKIKLGNSGIEAGEIALGCMRMSGLSTKEAAEVIENALEQGVTLFDHADIYGGGASEERFAEAVDMNSSLREKMIIQTKCGIRKGFYDFSKEHILQSAEQSLKRLNTDYIDIFMLHRPDALMEPDEVAEAFNELKESGKVRHFGVSNHNPMQIELLKRSLDQELIINQMQFSIMHTPMIDAGVNVNMQHEGANMRDGSMLEYSRLNNLTIQAWSPFQYGMIEGAFVGNDDYPEVNAKLQEFADKYSVTDSAIAIAWILRHPANIQPVVGTMNPKRMTDIAKASDIKLTRQEWYELYRAAGNDLP, encoded by the coding sequence GTGAAGAAGATCAAACTTGGAAATAGTGGGATAGAGGCAGGCGAGATTGCGCTCGGTTGCATGCGGATGAGCGGTCTTTCGACGAAGGAAGCTGCGGAAGTGATTGAAAATGCGTTGGAGCAAGGTGTTACGTTATTTGACCATGCGGACATTTATGGCGGGGGTGCGTCTGAGGAGCGCTTTGCTGAAGCGGTCGACATGAACTCTTCTCTCCGTGAAAAGATGATCATCCAGACGAAGTGTGGAATCCGTAAAGGCTTTTATGACTTTTCGAAGGAACATATCCTTCAATCTGCTGAACAGAGCTTGAAGCGGTTGAACACGGATTACATAGACATTTTCATGCTGCATCGACCGGATGCGTTGATGGAGCCGGATGAGGTGGCGGAAGCGTTCAATGAGTTGAAGGAGAGCGGAAAGGTCCGTCATTTTGGTGTGAGCAACCATAACCCGATGCAAATTGAGCTGTTGAAACGCAGTCTGGATCAGGAGCTGATCATCAACCAGATGCAGTTCAGTATCATGCATACACCCATGATTGATGCTGGCGTGAACGTGAACATGCAGCACGAAGGAGCGAATATGCGGGACGGCAGTATGCTCGAGTACAGCCGGTTGAACAACTTGACGATCCAAGCGTGGTCGCCGTTCCAGTATGGCATGATTGAAGGAGCTTTTGTCGGAAATGACGATTACCCAGAAGTGAACGCGAAGCTGCAGGAATTTGCCGATAAATATAGCGTGACAGATTCAGCGATTGCGATTGCCTGGATTCTCCGTCATCCAGCGAATATCCAACCGGTCGTCGGAACGATGAACCCGAAGCGGATGACTGACATTGCCAAAGCTTCTGACATCAAACTGACACGCCAGGAATGGTATGAGCTATATAGAGCGGCGGGGAATGATCTGCCTTAA